One Xyrauchen texanus isolate HMW12.3.18 chromosome 2, RBS_HiC_50CHRs, whole genome shotgun sequence genomic window carries:
- the LOC127662042 gene encoding myotubularin-like, with the protein MASAPIGPYNSSPLRNSSSQNASRESLKMEPLADVALLPGEERVIDKEIIYICPFNGALKGKVFITNYRLCFKCTETETPVTLNIPLGVISRVEKMGGATSRGENSYGLDITCKDMRNLRFALKQEGHSRRDIFDILFKYAFPLSHGMQLFAFLSQEKYEENGWNVYEPMEEYRRQGLPNNEWRVTFINKNFELCDTYPTILVVPYKAPDEDLRKVATFRSRCRIPVLSWFHKENHAVITRCSQPLVGMSGKRNKDDERYLDLIREANGTTKLTIYDARPNVNAVANKATGGGYEGDDAYQNAELVFLDIHNIHVMRESLKKLKDIVYPNVEDSHWLSSLESTHWLEHIKLVLSGAIQVADKVSSGNSVVVHCSDGWDRTAQLTSLSMLMLDSYYRTLRGFQVLLEKEWISFGHKFASRIGHGDKNHADQDRSPIFLQFIDCVWQMTKQFPTAFEFNERLLVVILDHLFSCLFGTFLYNCESARESNNVRTKTVSVWSLINSDTSSYINPFYTAESSRVLYPVASMRHLELWVTYYIRWNPRIQHQQQSPVEQRYKELLELRDQYLKKLEELQLSDSTPSTTHLTNSSTPNAGTPNQHITHLQTPF; encoded by the exons ATGGCCTCAGCTCCTATAGGACCTTACAACTCCAGTCCTCTGAGGAACAGTTCCAGCCAAAAT GCGTCCAGGGAAAGCCTGAAGATGGAGCCACTGGCAGATGTTGCCTTACTGCCCGGAGAAGAAAGAGTGattg ACAAGGAAATCATCTACATATGCCCATTTAATGGTGCGCTCAAAGGAAAGGTGTTCATCACCAACTACAGACTCTGCTTCAAGTGCACTGAAACA gagACACCAGTTACTCTGAACATTCCCTTAGGTGTCATAAGTCGCGTAGAGAAGATGGGTGGAGCCACCAGTCGAGGAGAGAACTCTTACGGGCTTGACATCACCTGCAAG gacaTGAGGAACCTGCGATTTGCTCTGAAGCAAGAAGGCCACAGTCGAAGAGATATCTTTGATATTCTTTTCAAATATGCTTTTCCACTTTCTCATGGAATG CAACTCTTTGCTTTTCTGAGTCAGGAAAAGTATGAGGAGAATGGCTGGAATGTGTATGAGCCCATGGAAGAGTACAGGAGGCAG GGTCTACCAAATAATGAGTGGAGGGTAACTTTCATCAATAAGAACTTTGAGCTGTGTGACACCTATCCTACAATTCTTGTTGTTCCATACAAAGCCCCAGATGAAGATCTGAGAAAAGTCGCAACATTCAGGTCTCGTTGCCGCATCCCG GTATTGTCATGGTTTCATAAAGAGAACCACGCTGTGATCACACGGTGTAGCCAGCCTTTGGTGGGCATGAGTGGGAAGCGCAACAAAGATGACGAACGTTACTTGGACCTAATCCGAGAGGCCAATGGTACCACAAAACTCACCATCTATGATGCCAGGCCCAACGTCAATGCTGTCGCAAACAAG GCCACGGGCGGGGGTTATGAGGGTGACGATGCCTATCAGAATGCTGAGTTGGTCTTTCTGGACATCCATAATATCCATGTGATGAGAGAGTCACTGAAGAAACTAAAGGACATTGTCTACCCCAATGTGGAAGATTCTCACTGGCTCTCCAGCCTGGAGTCAACCCACTGGCTAGAACATATAAAG CTGGTGTTGTCAGGGGCCATCCAAGTGGCTGATAAGGTGTCGTCTGGTAACTCTGTGGTGGTGCACTGCAGTGATGGCTGGGACCGCACAGCTCAGCTCACCTCTCTGTCCATGCTGATGCTGGACTCCTACTACAGAACTCTCCGGGGCTTCCAGGTGCTACTAGAGAAGGAATGGATCAGCTTCGGACACAAGTTCGCCTCA agAATTGGCCATGGAGACAAAAACCATGCAGATCAGGACAGATCACCTATCTTTTTGCAATTTATCGACTGCGTGTGGCAGATGACTAAACAG TTCCCCACAGCGTTTGAGTTTAATGAACGTCTCCTAGTGGTAATCCTGGATCACCTGTTCAGCTGCCTCTTTGGAACATTCCTCTATAACTGTGAGAGTGCCCGTGAAAGCAAT AACGTTCGGACAAAAACGGTTTCTGTGTGGTCATTGATCAACAGCGACACATCCTCATATATAAACCCCTTCTACACTGCAGAGTCCAGTCGCGTTCTTTACCCTGTAGCCAGTATGCGCCACCTAGAGCTATGGGTGACTTATTACATCCGTTGGAACCCTCGCATACAACACCAG CAACAGAGTCCAGTGGAGCAGCGCTATAAGGAGCTACTAGAGTTAAGGGATCAGTACCTGAAGAAACTGGAGGAACTGCAGCTATCAGACTCCACCCCATCCACCACCCACTTGACCAACAGCTCCACCCCCAATGCTGGCACACCCAATCAGCAcatcacacacttacaaacaccatTTTGA